In Deltaproteobacteria bacterium, the genomic stretch ACATGGCGGCAAGCTCCTCGTTCTCACTGGCAACGGTCGCCGCACTCAAGACGAGGAGATCGGCCTCAATGATGAGATTGCCCTTGAGGGCGTCGTCCCACACCGTTACCAAGACCTTCCCCTCGTCCCCTCGTACCTCGGGCTTGCGCTCGGGAATGTACCGGGTGAAGACAACGCCCTTCTCCCTCGCCTTGGTGTAGTACTGCTCAAGAAGTCCATAAGTCCTTATATCTCTAAAAAGGATATGGATATCAAGATCTGGAGCCAACTCCTTCAACATAAGGGCGTTCTTTATCGCTACCGAACAACATATCCTGCTACAATAGGGGCGCTCCTCAGTGCGGGAGCCTACACACTGGATCATCACCACCCGGCGAAGTTCCTTCGGGTTGAGCTCCTCACTGGCTATCCCTTCCTCAAGCTCCATCTGAGTAAGGACGCCAGGGTGCTCCCCGTAGAGATACTCCGTGGGCTTATATTCCTCACCACCTGTGGCCAAGACGGTCACCCCATGCTCCAGCTTCCGGTATGTCATGGCAGGGGCAATCATCACGCCGGTGGAGAAGTTTCCCTGGACTCCCTCATGATCTACGACCTCTGCATTGGTTATCACCTGTACGGAGGGGTGGGTCATGACCCTTTCAATCATTTCCCTGAGAAGGGCCTGAGGATCTTCTCCAGAGAGGGTATAGTAAATATGACGTACATTACCCCCCAGCTCCGCCTCCCTCTCCACCAGAAAGACCTCGAATCCCTGCCCCGCAAAACTCAAGGCCGCGGTCATCCCTGCCAGACCTCCCCCTATCACCAATGCCCTCTTGCGGACGGGGATTCGCTGTCTCTCGAGGGATTCTAGGAGGAGGGCATTAGCCACCGCCATCCTCAGCAGATCTTTCGCCTTCTGGGTCGCCCCCTCCTTATCCTTCATGTGAACCCAGGAGCATTGGTCTCGAATGTTGGCCATCTCGAAGAGATAGGGGTTCAGACCCGCCTCCATGAGGGTCTGGCGGAAAAGGGGCTCATGGGTCCGGGGGGAGCAGGAGGCGATCACCACCCTGTTGAGGCCCTCCTCTTGGATCACTTTTTTGATCCTCTCTTGGGAGTCCTGAGAGCAGGTAAAGAGGTTGTCCTCGGTATAGACCACATGGGGAAGCGTTCGGGCATAGTCCCTCACCGCCTCCACATCCACGACTGCAGCGATGTTTATCCCGCAGTGGCAGACAAAGACCCCGATCCTGGGCTCCTCCTCGGTGACATCTCGTTCCGGAGGATACTCCTCCCGCTTCAGGAGCTCTCCCCGGACCGAGGCGATATCTTCTGTTGCGGCTGCCGCTGCCCCGCTGGCTTGGGCCACGGTCTCAGGTATATCCTTCGGTGCCTGAAAGGCCCCGCAGACATAGACCCCCTCCCGTGAGGTGGCTAAAGGGGAAAAGGTGGTGGTAGCACAAAATCCATGGGGTTCAAGTTCTATGCCCAGTCTCTCGGCCAGCTCCCGGGATTCCTGAGAGGAACCCAACCCTACCGAGAGAACTACTAGGTGGAATTCCTCCCGTCTCAACTCACCGGTCTCATCCACATAGGTGATCCAGAGGTTCTTGGTCTCGGGGTCCTCAATCACCTTGGAAACCATGGAGCGGACGTATCTGACCCCATGCTCCTCTTTTGCTCGTTCATAGTAATCATCAAATCCTTTGCCAAAGGCACGGATGTCTATGTAAAAGATGGTGGGTTCGATGAAATCAATATGCTCTTTGGCAATAATGGCCTCCTTTATGGCGTACATACAACAGACCGATGAGCAGTATCCCCTCCCCAGGCTCGTGTCCCTTGAACCTATACATTGTATCCAGGCAATCCTTTTGGGGTGCTCGTTGTCCGAGGACCGCAGGATCTCCCCTCGGTAAGGGCCGGAGGCGGAAAGGATCCTCTCAAATTCGAGGCTGCTGACGACATTTTTATACCTACCGTACCCATATTCCCCCTTCAATCTGGGATCGAAGGTCTCATATCCCATGGCGAGGATCACCGCCCCAACCCCAATCTCCAGCTCTTCGTCCTCTTGCTCGAAGTCTATCGCCCCTGCAGGACAGACCTTTTCGCATACTCTGCACTTTCCCTTGAGAAAATAGGTGCAAATCTCCTTGTCTATGACAGGCACGTTGGGTATGGCCTGAGGATAGGGGACATAGATCGCCTTTCTCTCACCAAGCCCCTCATCAAACTCGCTCATCGTCCTGCGGGGGCACTTCTCCTGGCAGGTGCCACAACCGGTACAGAGCTGGTCGTTTACATAACGGGCGTGCTTCAGTACCTTGGCCCGAAAGTTGCCTGGCTCACCATCCAGGGCGATGAGTTCTGAGTAAGTGAGAAGCTCTATGTCGGGATGTCTCCCGCATTCCACAAGCTTCGGGGAGAGGATGCACATGGAGCAATCGTTGGTGGGAAAGGTCTTGTCCAGTTGGGCCATCCTCCCCCCGATAGCCGGAGAGGCCTCTACCAGATAGACCTTATAGCCTGCGTTTGCCAAATCGAGGGAGGCCTGTATCCCTCCAATGCCACCTCCCACCACAAGGACCGCTCCCACCTTTTTGCCTTCGTTGGCTTCTACCTTTCTCTTTCCAGCCATCCTGTCACGCACCTAACCTATTGACCTATTGCACCTTCTCCCCTCTCCTCCTCAGCACCTTTGCGACGAACCTTCTTTCGCTGTTCGGGCGAGCCTGCACCACGCTGTCTTTTTCCGTGAGATAAAAAATCCTCTATCCCCTTAATAGGGACCTGGTTTATGTTTAATCCAAGGATCTCCCTATCAATACCCATACAAAGGCCAAGGAGTTGTGGATAGAGGATAGAGGGGAGATGATGGTTTCCGCCCTGTTTGACAAGGATCATCTTTTGAACCGTATCAAACTGGATCTGGCAGTATGGGCATGCCACACACAAATAATCCGCGCCCGATTGTTTGCCATCCTCAAGTTTTTTCTTCGTCAAGTCTATGGAAAGTTCGTCATTGATTCCCCATAATGGGGCGCCACAACAATCGAGTTTAGTTGACCAATAAATGCTCTCAGCACCGGTAACCCCAACGAGTTGATCAAATAGGGTTGGGGAGACTGGATTGTCAAATTGCATGATCTGGCTTGGCCGTAAGACATGACATCCATAGTGGGCAGCAATTTTAAGCCCTTCATAACGCTTCTCTATCTTTCCTTGTATCGACTCAACTCCTACCTCATGGTAAAGAATCTGGAGTAAGTGTCTGACCTCGATCTCACCTTCATACTTCAAACCTTCTCTCTTGAGGATGGAATTCACTTCCTTGCGAATGGATCGATCCTCCTTCAGGAGGTGATTTGCCTTCTTCAGAC encodes the following:
- a CDS encoding CoB--CoM heterodisulfide reductase iron-sulfur subunit B family protein, producing the protein MKFALFFGCTIPARLSQYESSARAILGKLDVGLVDIREFNCCGYPLRNINFKAFVLLSARNLALAEKEHLNIMTLCQCCFGSLKKANHLLKEDRSIRKEVNSILKREGLKYEGEIEVRHLLQILYHEVGVESIQGKIEKRYEGLKIAAHYGCHVLRPSQIMQFDNPVSPTLFDQLVGVTGAESIYWSTKLDCCGAPLWGINDELSIDLTKKKLEDGKQSGADYLCVACPYCQIQFDTVQKMILVKQGGNHHLPSILYPQLLGLCMGIDREILGLNINQVPIKGIEDFLSHGKRQRGAGSPEQRKKVRRKGAEEERGEGAIGQ
- a CDS encoding CoB--CoM heterodisulfide reductase iron-sulfur subunit A family protein, whose translation is MAGKRKVEANEGKKVGAVLVVGGGIGGIQASLDLANAGYKVYLVEASPAIGGRMAQLDKTFPTNDCSMCILSPKLVECGRHPDIELLTYSELIALDGEPGNFRAKVLKHARYVNDQLCTGCGTCQEKCPRRTMSEFDEGLGERKAIYVPYPQAIPNVPVIDKEICTYFLKGKCRVCEKVCPAGAIDFEQEDEELEIGVGAVILAMGYETFDPRLKGEYGYGRYKNVVSSLEFERILSASGPYRGEILRSSDNEHPKRIAWIQCIGSRDTSLGRGYCSSVCCMYAIKEAIIAKEHIDFIEPTIFYIDIRAFGKGFDDYYERAKEEHGVRYVRSMVSKVIEDPETKNLWITYVDETGELRREEFHLVVLSVGLGSSQESRELAERLGIELEPHGFCATTTFSPLATSREGVYVCGAFQAPKDIPETVAQASGAAAAATEDIASVRGELLKREEYPPERDVTEEEPRIGVFVCHCGINIAAVVDVEAVRDYARTLPHVVYTEDNLFTCSQDSQERIKKVIQEEGLNRVVIASCSPRTHEPLFRQTLMEAGLNPYLFEMANIRDQCSWVHMKDKEGATQKAKDLLRMAVANALLLESLERQRIPVRKRALVIGGGLAGMTAALSFAGQGFEVFLVEREAELGGNVRHIYYTLSGEDPQALLREMIERVMTHPSVQVITNAEVVDHEGVQGNFSTGVMIAPAMTYRKLEHGVTVLATGGEEYKPTEYLYGEHPGVLTQMELEEGIASEELNPKELRRVVMIQCVGSRTEERPYCSRICCSVAIKNALMLKELAPDLDIHILFRDIRTYGLLEQYYTKAREKGVVFTRYIPERKPEVRGDEGKVLVTVWDDALKGNLIIEADLLVLSAATVASENEELAAMFKVQRTLEGTYLEAHMKLRPVDFSSDGIYMCGLAHSPKLMDETISQAQAAVARASTLLAKDEIEVGGVVARVDPELCAACLICVRACPFGVPYICEDGYSVIDPAKCRGCGNCAAECPQRAIQLQHYRDEQLIAKVVALAKGI